The Carassius auratus strain Wakin chromosome 30, ASM336829v1, whole genome shotgun sequence region ataccTTTGATCTTTTCATTCTtctatataacaaataaatgcacagactatATCTAATAAGAATCGTGATATTACGTaactaaaatgtattcaaatatattaatagatttatatttataaatgtatctttttttagtattattacttATTTGCTGTTTTTTGATATCAATAGCATGTCTGTTGCCATCAGCACATACTAATACTGTAACTTCTGTcaacacaaataaatgaacacCCAGAATTAGATGACAATATCCAGACACAAATGCTTCTGCAATTTGTAAATAACTCATTAATGGGACACAGCTCAAAGGCTTGTGTGTAATTGGTCAGGAGGTGCTGAACTGTCATCATTCAGGCACAATACACATACTGGAGGGTCGACATTGTTTCCCGTCATTGGTTTAACTTTCCTGTCATGGCTTTTGTGGCAAGATAAATGAGAGACAATAATCATCAAGTTTCCAGTTGGACATTAACATGACTACAGTGGACAGAAGAGTCTTGTCAATTATAAATGTGTTAATAAATActagaatagtaaaaaaaaatatatatatatatcacagagagtttctttaaaatatcattttattttcaactgTGCGTTTGTACATGGCAAAATACATTGTTTTACAACAGCAAATGACAATTACCAACTTCACATCTTAAATATATAGAGAATAAAGCTAAACACTTCCTATGCCCCCCACCCCAAACCCTAAAAAAGAAGCAAATACATCTGCACAGTTTCAAGCTGCAGAGCAGATGAGCCTGTGTGGTCGTTAGTTTCCAGTCAGCTTCCCATGGACGTGGATCTGCTTGACACTTGTAAACTATGGGCCTTTGAGCTGCTGGTCTTCAATGGGAAGTTAAATTTATGAATCGCTCCCACACCCCATGTCTAAACAGCGAGCTCTGGATTGATCGTTGCTAAATATATCTGGTTAAGAAGTTATGCAGTGTTTGGGTGCAAGGGACAAGAGGATCAACAAACTATTAAAAGATATACACAAATCCAAACAAGACGTCAGTGCTTGATTAAAGCACATACAACATCACTGAGTATTTTAACACATACTAAATgagaaaatgataaattattacaattaatatttttttttaaattaatttatatacttgaaTACCCATATTCTTTGCGCAACAACATCATACAGTATCATATACTGTGAATAGTGTATGTAGTCATATGTACAGTATTTCTATACAAAAtcacctaaataataataaaaactaataaattaatcaataaataagcTTTATAATTATTCAAAGCAGCAGAACACAATTTGTACTTCAACAAGAGTAAAGTTAATATCAAAGTCAGTAATGCAAAGTATTCATCAGGCATGGGAATAATCCTGGAAGATATTATCAGGCTGAAAAGTCTTGTGAAGGATATCTGTGGGTGGCATGACCTTGCAAAACAGTTTCCATTCATCCTCCTGCCCTAATGGCGATAAGGGTCCAAAAGGAGAAGAAGAATGATGGAAGACTGCAGGAGAAGAGCAATGGGGAGTAAATGATGTGTCTTCGCTTTAGGGTAAACTGGGGTCAAAAAGTAGATATGATATACAACTGCCAACTGGCTTCTCATTCCCAGGAATCAGCTTGGAATTGTCTTTGGTCCACACACACATGTTTTTCAGTCCTGACACCTTCTTATCAAAGCTGTGCTTCGGGGTGGAAGCGCAGCTCGCACGGCATGTGGAGCGGGTGGGGTTGAGCCCCCAGTATCCCCCTTGTTGATGCCGTCTGTCGCTAATACAGACTAAGATCTACAGCATGCATCCTTTGTCAACTGTCCCATTCTCACAACTCTGCAGTGACATGCTGATTAGTGAATGAATTCCATGGTCAAATGCGGACAAGGTTTCAGTAGGAAGAAATGTTACTGTAGAAAAGATAATCGGCCCAAGAAAATGCTATATATCAAAACAGCTTAATTGCTTTGAGACATTTCAGAAGTTCATACTGTCCTTTTCTGATGGCTCTCTTTTATGATCATCTGTTTATTGCTTAGGTTTTGCACTGAAataatgggttttattcattaataattgCATGGATTGTTTTTTATACACACAGGAGAATGCCGTTGCATAACACGTACATATGCACATGACATTCTTCTTGTACTCCATCTAATTTTTATACTAATTTACACAGAACATGGCCAAACCATCAACAGCTTTTGCACAACCTGTCCATTAAAAACTCAAATCCAGTTCAAATATAATAGACACCTTTGTATAGACCCAGATTACAAACCTCTCATTAGTCAGCTGTACATAAgtacagatgtttttttgttgttgttgttaagaaAAACCTTGAAACTTAATGTACTTTTCTTACTTTTTACTCTATATGATGGaacctattaaaataaattttaaattaaaattgtatcaATGCTGGTGTGTTGTTTTAGTTGTTCCCAATGTTTTCATTAAATCACCAAGAATTTAATCACAAAATGCAAAGCTGAATAATGATTTGTCCTTAAAAAAACAGTATGCAGATTTCACACACAAACTTGTATATGACTGGTTAATGAATGAAACCCATTGTCGTAAGACTGCGGATATCCAGAGAAAGAGTTGTTCTCAGGCACATTCGAAAGTCCAGCCTGGTCCATTCTGGTCTGTCTTACCCCTCGTTTACAAGACTTTTCTGATAAACACTTTACTTCAACTTGGACAGTTCATATCAAATGCATTCTGTTAGGCAGGAAGCTGCATATTGACTTGGCAGAGTCACGACAGATACGATACTGAGCTTTGTGGAAACTGGGAACAGGCCGTTTCACAGGCTTCTTGTCTCTGTAATGTCACTGGACTGACCCTGTGGTGCTTGAGTTCGCTGCCATCTTTACGAAACACCCACTTAGCGAGGACTCTGCTGACGCAAACGATATGGCCAAGTATGTAACGAGTTGGAGTTGATACAATCTCTGACTTAAACTTCAGTCTTTACTGATAAGATATCCCGGCTGATCTTGAGGCGTGTCAGTGGTTCAATTATTGTCTTATGTTCCACCCAATCCTTGTTCAGCAGGGATGAAATGGTCACCGTTCCCACTAAATGCTGCATTGTGGCCCCTCGTCACGTGGCTCCAGAATTGGCTGATTCCACAACTGATTACATGACTCCTGCTAACGCTGTTAAGGTTGGGAGTAAGAGCTCATCCACTGCCATTTGGAAGAAACTTGGAATGTTAGTCGTAGACAATGACTGCCTTTTAGTCTCTTTCCAATCCAAACTCTAAGCTTGTGGCCCAGATTCACCCCACTTCTCCATGTCCATTAAATACTATCTGCATCCACACTTCGCTACCACCATACCTTCATATTTATACTGATATGTCACCACACCTGCATCATCTAGGTAGAGCAAGGAGATGGGATCCAGTTCAGTGGGAACGCAACAAGCCCTGGATACTCTTTGTGGACTTTTCAGACTGACCAAAGTTTGCACAATGGCATGTTTAGTAGGTGTAACGTGTTTGGTCAAAGGGTACATGCACGTCCCCGTACACTCGAAGGCTTCATAACCGGAGGGCGCTAGGATCCAGCTGTCCCAGCCGATGTCTTTGAAGTCCACATAGAGAGAGGTCTTTTTACACTGGTTGCCTTTGGCATTGCGTCGGATTCTAGATGCCGTGTCATAGATGAGGTTGGAACGCATCTGTAGGAGAGCCTCCTCGttctgctcctcttcctcatTCCCATCTTTTCGTCCCATAACTCCCAGGTTGTCCCAGATACCAGTCAGTTCTAGGTCAAGGTTGTCTTGAACACCAGGCCCAGTGGTCTCGTGCTGGATCAGCTCATTGAGCTCTCGTTGGTCTCCACGGTGGTCTATGCTCTGGTCATCAGAGAAGACGATCATTAAGGGTTTGTGTTTGTCCTCGGGGCTGGTGTCAATGTCCATGTTCCCTCCTCTGGCGGTGCCATCCTCCTTACCTTCAGTTGCTGTCAAACTCTGAGAGTTCAAACTGGCTATGTGGACCTCCAGTTTGTGGGTGGTGCCATAGTCTGATTTCCTCCAAAGGTGCACCGCAGCGGTCATGTCAAAGGATTCCCACCCGCTATCTGTACCGTAAACCTGTCTAGATGCCAACTCCACTAGTTCTGTTTCTTCCTCTTGCTTCGTTTGATTTCCTCCATCAACATTGTCCACACCTATTTGCTGACTGCTGTTCGTTTCAATCTGTTTGACCTCATATATGGTCACTTTTCTGTCAACACCAGTGTATTTGTTGCGGTCAGTCTGGACCAAAGTGTACAGTCGGAGCTCAGCTGCGGTGACTCTCTCGTGATTTGGGATAGACACATTGAAGATAAGTGGGTGTCGTCTCACCCCACTAGGTCCCACATTGTATGGGGAAGcgtctgaaaaaaaaattggaattcaAATTCTCATGTTGTCATTATAAATCTACCATAAATATGACTCAAAGATATgtctaataatattacaataaaatgtaaaaaatatattatatgtgtttatgtatgtgtgtataaaatgAAAGTAACAAGGTGAAAATAAGGTCAAATTGTCAATGTTTGAATGCATTTCTAGACAATGTGAAGATTTTTAACTTtcacaacacaatgaaaatgcattttaaaatttcttttaattattcatatagtTCTGCAGAGATATTTGCATCAAAGTGCTATGATGTATAATGAACAAAAAGCCAACTATTATTGCCTATTATTGGTGATACAATTTTTGAGACTTGTCACAGCACATATCAGTGCTATTTTGTTGGCTTTCATAGcttttattgtcctcatttgtaagtcactttggataaaagcgtctgctaaaggacatttaatgtaaatgtattatattgtcTTGATTAATTGCATATAATTTAGCAAGCACAAgtattacattttaatcaaaaagCAAATAGCCTAGTGcgcaaccaaaaaagaaaaagaaaaacactttagaACACTCTTAGAATTTTCTTCCATCCGTActtgattattaaattattttaaatacttagtTAACATTATTGTTTCTTTGTACTACATCCACagtagaaaatatattattttattgccataaggagattatatatatatatattcccactatacaaacacatttacacagtACTTATTGGAGAAGTAAATGTACAATTACCTTCATTTTTAAAGCTGCGTACAATGTTTGCAGAAGGCATTGCTGTTCGGTCATTGGCGTAGCGGTTGTATAGCTCCAGCATGTACTCAGGGGGCTCTATTCGAGTGGCCCCTGGATGCACAGGGGGGCCAGGACGTGTCAGGTTAAATGTGCGCAGAAATTGTCCCTTCAGGGTCTCCAGCAAGCTCtgcatgtctacatcactgtccTGCTCCAGAAGTGAAGGATCCAGAACCCCTCCATGTCCGTCATCCAGCCCTGGAGCGGTGCGGAGCCTCTCTGGGGAGCCGATAGGGCTACTCTGTGCACAGAAGGGCCCCCAGAAGAGCAGGGAAAGGGCCAATAAAACACATGTGCTGGATGAAcatgtaatccaaaagtaattcCTGCTGAGACCCATGATGTAAGCGAAATCTAGATCTAGGGATCCAGAGACAAATGCCTTTAATTTGAAGAACTCAGCCCTTTCTTCTGGATGGAAGGTCAGTGGTCTCTCCAGTGCAGAATGTAGGTAAGTAAAGCCGTTCTATGCTGTTTTGGTTCTTATGTGTAGCCGCAGACTGGTCACTGCATTAAAGTGTCTCTATTCCTGACCTCTGAGCATTTGTTCTTCTTCTCACCTTTTGATGTCTGAAACGTTAGAGGGTGGTTTCACTACGTGAAAGTGATGTCCCTCTGTGGCATctcttttcaaatgttttttcctctctctctctctctctctctctctctctctctctctctctctctctctctctctctcgctctccttactttctctctctgtctcttatcAACAAACTAGGAAGCTCTGCGTTTTTAGTGTTTGTGGTGTcccagtgtgcgtgtgtgtgtgtgtgtgtgtgtgtgtgtccaccgtTATCTGCTTTCTTTTCCTTAATGAGGATTTTGTAAACATCGCTCTGATACGTGCAGAAGCCCCTTCCTTTGTTTGGGTGGGTGAGCCAGGGCAGATTTTGGGCCtagtgtttatttgtttttcttatgaTTTCCTATGTGTTGGGACTTTAAGTTCATTGACCATTTCTTTTTGACAAACGTCTGAAGAGTGCCTCTGTATCCTTGAAAAAGCGAGAGGATAAATATCTGCGGGGACGgaaattgaaatgaaatgagGTGTGAGAGGTTGCAGGGTAGACTGAAAGCAGCCACTTTTTGCCATTACAAAGCTATTATCTGTGAATCTCTGTGTATCTGTATGAGGTTTGTAAGCATCAATTGCAATGAAACGAATACTTGAAAGTCAAACATTCCCCTATgggaaataaatgcatttctcaaATTGTAGACAGATTACTTTTTTCCCCAACACAAACAAAACCTACTGAAATTCGTGCATGTgagtattttgtttgtatttccaCTGACTTCTGGAGCATCTTATCATCTGTAGGGTGAGCAGTAGGGTGCCTGCTGAAGAGCTTCTGAGCTTACAGGCAAAAACAAACCGCTCATTCGGAAGTGGAGGGAAGCCCTTATCACCTACTCTGAGGGGCTGACAAAGCTCTGCAGGCAATGGAAAATGTCTCCAGAGGCTCAAGATGTCAGTATCCAATAGAAAGACGTCATACACTGAACTTCAAATACATCCCCACTTTGCAAAACTGTGTAGAAGTAATTACGAGAGTCAAGAAGAGTTTCTCCTTCCAATACTCACCTAAGATCAGCTTTATCCTATCTGATCCAATTCTGTCTTCCCTGTAAACTGGCAGAGGATTTAGAGCTGTTGTTCTCAAACAGTTTGACTCCAATGCTATTCAATAGCAATGGtatatttgaatgtacattaaaatatttatataaaaagttacatactttttaaagttttgttaatTTACAAAACTTTACTTCTGAAGGTCTATAAATCATGCCTTTAAAATAAGGTTTCATCCGCACTGTTCTATAGGTGTCCAGGCAAAGGGTTAAGGGAGTAGttcataaaaaaagatttaaaaaattagacagatataaaatttatatatttacatttatctgacgcttttatccaaagtgacttacaattgctatatatgtcagaggtcgcacgcctctggagcaactaggggttaagtgtcttacTCAGGGATACATAGGTgtgtcacagtggattcgaacccaggtctcttacaccaaaggcatgtgacttaaccactgcgccaacaccactcCTGTAATTCTATATATGTAATTCgaattatcattatatatttatatataatgataattagAATTAAAATTGTTTACTCATCCAAATATTGCTTCAAATCTCTCTGCCGTCATTTTTCAGAGAAATTCAAAAGGAGAGTTTTTGAAGCATGTACACACTAGGGGTGTGCAATAATGATGAAAAATTATATCTCTTTATCTTCTGGAATTTCatagaaaatgatttttgatTTTTGCAGAGTTTGTTATTGTGCTGGTACCTTGGCAGGTTTAGGATTCGTGGACAGcttggaaattatttttattctgtgtggTGGCCAGTTTGCAAGAGTAACAGaaattaacttttaacttttatggGTATTTTTACctaaaaaaggtaatattttacTGGGgtttctgtacttttactcaagtacttgatttgtgggccACAGCCTGATTATTACAGTGACTATTTGCATATAACtgtagtagttatttcatagttattttacttgaaccttaactagtagatgATTAATAGTAGTTCTTTAGGAGGATACAGTATACAATACAGTACATTatttattgattagctaactgttacttaacacaattgTAAAAtgatattacatactgattagttaacacatcttccttaataattaacaatagtgagttaagtgttaataaaaattacctgttagttcttcagtaATTCCTTATTATTTAtgcagtaagtaagaaacagtattctaaagtgttaccgcagTTCTCAAAAGTCGGtctttatttcatatatttaaagtaGCACACTGTTCTGTTATGACACTTGACCAGAAACTTGTGTCGTCGCTCACTTTTTACTGATGAACATTTGTTTAACAATGGCGTTTACAATTAACGGCAATGTCGatagttttttgtttaaaatcaaaCGATTCAATTGAGTCAGACATTTTCAATGAAATGGTGGAACTGAATAGCAAAAACGTTTGTAATTCAGGCTTCTACGATTCACTCATACACAGAATCTGTCATAGCTAAGGAATTGAACTAGTAAATCACGTGTAGAAGCATATAGTATATTTAaccaaacacatgcatacaagTTGCTTCCAAATTTGTTTTGGTGcaaaacttaaaagaaaaaaaaaatcacagcaatTTAAAACTCTATaccattattacattataaagagcagcattcttcaaaatgtatttagtaGCCTACTCCACAGGTGATTATTATTTAAGTTCATAAATGGGCATGCACGTGAAATGTTGACCCAGTAACCAGTGGTGTCACATTCTGTGCTCACTCTCTTCCTCAAGATAATCTTTCCTACGTAGGAGAAACACTTGATGACCATGTTGCTTATCTTTGAAACTGTGGTACTGCCATGAGCTCCATTTAAGTGTACAAGAGAAACATCTAGAAACGTCCACTGAAGAGCATCACGGGACACACTGGAATCGTCCAAATGAATGACTCACCTGACCATATATTCCCATTATCAGCTTTGTGTTGATTTTAAGCAGCACATTGTCTGTACAATCCAGCCTGATCGGAAATAGGAAATTCCTTCCCTATCATTTAATCAGCATTATGACAGCTGACAGACACAATGCTATCTGGCTATTCTTTTTCTTGCGTAATTCCCAGTGTTTTTACCCCGTCCCCTGGTCTCTTGTGTGAATTCTGATCTGAAAGCATTCTTCCcatttctctctcacactctgtcACATTTTATCTCTTCTGACACACTATCTCATTTTGACTGCAACCAGACAACAGAAGTGAAGGTGCAGGAAAGAAAAGCCAGATAAAAGCAGTTTATTTACTGACAGTAAtccacattttgtgttttttgccCTTTTCACCAAATTGTGTCCCTGATGGAGTCTAACACAGTTTAGTGATCACAAAAAACAAGAACTATTTTAAACATCTGCCACAatagatttcattttaatttatcattaataattaaaagtgGGCAAGACTTCTCCTTGTTGAGAAAAAATGCTCTTTAAAACCAAATCTGATCAGCATTATAGTTTTTGTTGGGGAGTTATTTTTTGAGAtccattagaaaataaaataaaatttaaacaaaaggTTGATTAAATACTCTTTATAAATCTCTAAACTGTTTAGTCCAATACTGCATCGCTTCAATATTTCACATCTTGTCTTGTAAGGAGATAAAATCTGTAATTTCTGTACATAAGGTGTCATATGCTGTAACGGACAAAACCTGAGATATGAACATTATCATTAGTCTTACTCTGAGACGTTATTCAGAGCAGCTCATGGTGTAAAACTCAATGGAGTTGTCCAGCTTGTTGTGTACTCCTCTGAGGAGCTAGACAGGACTTAGACTGAACTTTGTTCATTTGATGGTGTCCCTATGAGGGTCCAGCAGTCGGTCTATTGAGGAACTCCTGAATCTCTCGGTTCAGCTGCTCATTGCGCACAAGTGCTTCATCCCTGCTGCGCTCTGCGTTGCGTAGTAAGATCTCTAATGCAGCTTTGCAGCGTCGTTCTGCCTCTAGTGCTGCCTGCAACTTTGCTACTGTAGCGCTCAGCTCTTGGTTCTTCTGCTGGAGACTgaaggtacaaacacacacacacacaaaacacttatatataaaatagtaagATTGAGAAAAAGCTAAAGACATTTATAGGCATTTATAATCTAACTAaagaattttctttaaaatgaatgctattttcaactttattttcatcaaagaatcctgaaaaaatatagaGTAGCACAACTTTTCAGCAATGATCATCATAATAATGTCACTTGAGTAccatattagcatattagaataatttctgaagtaaAGACATATGAcagtaaagactggagtaatggctgctgaaaccTCAGATTTGCATTAGGAATTAATTATAtctaaaaatttattaaaatagaaaaagtttaatatatttctataatataaaattaatatatttatttaatataatacattctGGTCCCTAAATATGGCCTTGGGTATGAgcccattttaaatttaaatgtatgcatttagcagacgcgacATACAGTGCATTTGGACTatttccctgggaattgaacccacaaccttttgcaatgctaacgcaatgctctaccactgagccacaggaaccaTTTATTCGTCTGGCATGCAAAGTCTGAGTCTGAAGGATGTTTGTTCAAATCCCTGAGCCTTCACAACTCCACTATGGAAAATGATAAACACTGGTACACTTGTATTTGGCCGTACCTGTTGATGATGTTTGTTGAGTCTGTGTTTTCTGGTTGTGCTTGACTGCTTTTCTGTAGAGCAGGTGCTACAGGTTCCACTGTCTGCTCTTTTCTCATAGCCGGTGCAGTCACATTGTTGCTCTGCCGAGGTTTGGGAACGGGTGTTGTGCTCTTTGCCTGTGTTTTTTCAGCATCTATCTGTTTGTCCACTACATCGCGACCTGTCTCCTGCAAGCCTGTGTCCTCTTTGTCCTTCTGTCCTTCAACTTTTTCCTTTTCACTTTTCTGCCCCACAGAAAATAGTGTCCCTTTCTGTAGGTCCAAAAATGTAAAGATGTCCTCTGAGAATGTTTTCTCTTCGCTCTCGTTAAAGCTCTCCTGGAACTTGCTCCAGCGATCCCAAGAAGGTTCACGGCCTTTTCCTGCTGGCGAACAGCATAAGCTGGGTAAAGTTTGCGTCCTTTTTCTGGGGCTGTCGGGCCACATTTCGGTTCCGGATGAAAATGGAGAGGAAGGAGAAAGAGGTGCGTCTTCTGATCGCTTCTTAGGTGACCACAGGTCCTTCCTCTCTTCCTCAGGTGTGTCCATTTCCTCTTCCTCAGGAGATTCAGACAGGGAGGACACCTCACACTTAGAAGCGTGAGAAAAGAGTGATACAATCGGTTAAGAGATACAGGTGTGAAAGTAACACAGTGACAGCTTCAAACTATTCTCAATTTTAAGcatacaaacaaaaaactttacAGCTATCTTGAtagttttttgctttgtttttgtttttacattacaaataataTGCCATCTAAAtgcttaaagtaaaaaatatttttttagctgAATATTTCAAAACAGAtcaaatatttcagaattttgaaATTCACTGATATTGGCAAGAATAAggacacatttatatttaatttttgttttatacactgccgatttttatcacttttattcagcaaagacgcaTCAAATTCATCAAAccgtgacagtaaagacttttataatgtttaaaaaaaaaaatatttttt contains the following coding sequences:
- the bmp10 gene encoding bone morphogenetic protein 10 — its product is MGLSRNYFWITCSSSTCVLLALSLLFWGPFCAQSSPIGSPERLRTAPGLDDGHGGVLDPSLLEQDSDVDMQSLLETLKGQFLRTFNLTRPGPPVHPGATRIEPPEYMLELYNRYANDRTAMPSANIVRSFKNEDASPYNVGPSGVRRHPLIFNVSIPNHERVTAAELRLYTLVQTDRNKYTGVDRKVTIYEVKQIETNSSQQIGVDNVDGGNQTKQEEETELVELASRQVYGTDSGWESFDMTAAVHLWRKSDYGTTHKLEVHIASLNSQSLTATEGKEDGTARGGNMDIDTSPEDKHKPLMIVFSDDQSIDHRGDQRELNELIQHETTGPGVQDNLDLELTGIWDNLGVMGRKDGNEEEEQNEEALLQMRSNLIYDTASRIRRNAKGNQCKKTSLYVDFKDIGWDSWILAPSGYEAFECTGTCMYPLTKHVTPTKHAIVQTLVSLKSPQRVSRACCVPTELDPISLLYLDDAGVVTYQYKYEGMVVAKCGCR